A genomic segment from Nicotiana tabacum cultivar K326 chromosome 7, ASM71507v2, whole genome shotgun sequence encodes:
- the LOC107814641 gene encoding putative late blight resistance protein homolog R1A-3, producing the protein MDQKLKIQNRKEKSQGRQRNYLHEVAQNDIEDMLDHLRSIKRGGDLNVVKIETLEMELRFLRTFLEYHHVLLPDSLVNIAKKVQLVGEMIQSVFADGCKTNLNVERLASHFLKFIEGKTSSRFNYELDDSYLLEYMDYLDKNLNDAPRYLVKSDPFLRKGLKILQKTDRFLKQVKFLQKTMRFLRYLYGTEINGHIDREKQKRLEIQMQLVADNVIQFCVALWTNEIDGNNASNIENKPSYLICLVRLVELEMKTIFRGELKASKFSHSRTFRTRKLPKGFSHHLHSLLVYLREKKLGNFPNNASARNTDVAIEYLLDSLGDVSNSATNCKMLNEVLEKVGALVGDILCVIHSSTIKDDTSKMVLWSIQILMKTANLKAQVLERYYKLLKFTPSQFPTAGGLSFLDSLLRKLTEMLKSESGLDLKMKSRIVILEKELSSLISVFRDVTKVQHEHDILKDHRQRTINLAYEAEIAIDSILVQYNALWHSFCSLPTIIKEMKLIRTEVTKMWSENLALRPSSAVEPSKHPPTQHSNLMNDEEIVGFENDTKTIIRYLTQGTNELDVIPIVGMGGQGKTTCARKLYNNNIIASHFDVRAWCVISQTYNRRQLLQEIFSQITGFKDNGDKDDVLADLLKRNLTGKRYLIVLDDMWDGMAWDDLRLSFPVGNRSRIVVTTRLEKMGEHVKHHTDPYSLPFLTPKESCQLLQKKVFQQESCPQELQDVSQAVAKRCKGLPLVVVLAAGIIKKKKMEESWWHEVEKALLFYLDRESEDYSRATMQLSYDNLPDYLRPCLLYMGMFPEDARIPASKLISLWIAEGFVQNVESGRLMEEAAEDYLKDLISSNVVMVSRRRYNGKVKYCQVHDVVLHFCLERSRKEKFILAMKVHYTQFQPSYWNETRLSFNFTNELSEFALLNSKTRKPFHQKLRSLKTTYTYFHQLVDWDPLRQCTQLRLLKVLDLSSNKVVPLSSATLEPLIHLKYLAVVVEQFDFHPKSHLPHLETLIVRYNSGDTVLPATFWKMEKLRHVEISHAIFDDDLEDNKQRMFQESSKLENLRILRKVIIKDAANEDALIQRCPNLQELGISYERSRDICHKLESLTQLQILHLFFDSSLVVSKLHLPSNLKKLVLKGTRIESTISFISELSSLEYLQLHSSMFMKSEEWCLGDITFHKLKFLKLVDLGIVRWNASEESFPQLETLVIKVCYDLEEIPLSFADIPTLKQIKLMWCSKSLVASAVRIKEAVQDIEGCDRINISIDE; encoded by the exons ATGGACCAGAAATTGAAGATACAAAACAGAAAAGAGAAAAGTCAAGGAAGACAAAG GAATTATCTGCACGAGGTGGCTCAGAATGACATTGAGGATATGTTAGATCACCTAAGAAGTATCAAGAGAGGAGGTGATCTGAATGTTGTCAAGATTGAGACACTTGAAATGGAGCTAAGATTTTTGAGAACTTTTCTCGAATACCATCATGTTCTTTTGCCTGATTCATTAGTCAATATCGCAAAGAAGGTCCAATTGGTCGGGGAAATGATTCAATCAGTTTTTGCTGATGGATGCAAAACTAACCTTAATGTGGAAAGGCTAGCATCACATTTTCTGAAATTCATTGAAGGTAAAACCAGTTCAAGGTTCAATTATGAGCTGGATGATTCCTATCTGTTAGAATATATGGATTACCTCGACAAGAATCTAAATGATGCACCGAGGTATCTAGTCAAGTCTGACCCTTTTTTGAGGAAAGGACTCAAAATCCTTCAAAAGACAGATCGATTTTTGAAGCAAGTGAAATTCCTTCAAAAGACAATGAGGTTTCTGAGATACTTATATGGCACAGAAATAAATGGGCACATTGACCGTGAGAAGCAAAAAAGATTAGAGATCCAAATGCAACTCGTGGCTGACAATGTGATTCAATTTTGTGTTGCTCTTTGGACTAATGAAATCGATGGAAATAATGCATCTAATATCGAGAATAAGCCCTCTTATTTAATATGTCTGGTTAGGCTAGTGGAGCTGGAAATGAAGACGATTTTTCGTGGTGAACTAAAGGCTTCAAAGTTTAGTCATTCAAGAACTTTCAGAACTCGGAAATTGCCAAAAGGTTTTTCACATCATCTCCATAGTCTTCTGGTATATCTCAGAGAAAAAAAGCTTGGGAACTTTCCTAATAATGCATCTGCTCGAAACACTGATGTGGCAATAGAGTACTTGTTGGATTCTCTGGGTGATGTGTCAAATAGTGCTACTAATTGTAAGATGTTGAATGAGGTCTTGGAAAAGGTGGGAGCTCTTGTCGGTGATATTCTATGTGTAATTCACAGCTCTACAATCAAAGATGATACCAGCAAGATGGTTCTTTGGTCGATACAGATATTGATGAAAACTGCAAATCTAAAGGCACAAGTACTGGAGAGGTACTACAAATTGTTAAAATTCACTCCGTCTCAGTTTCCCACAGCTGGTGGATTGAGCTTTCTGGATTCTCTTTTAAGGAAATTGACTGAGATGTTGAAATCTGAATCAGGTTTGGACCTCAAAATGAAGtctcgtattgttattttagagAAAGAGCTTTCATCTCTAATATCTGTTTTCAGAGATGTCACAAAGGTGCAGCATGAACATGATATTCTTAAAGATCATCGGCAGCGTACCATCAATTTGGCATATGAAGCTGAAATTGCCATTGACTCTATTCTTGTACAGTATAATGCTCTTTGGCATTCTTTTTGCTCACTTCCTACAATCATAAAAGAGATGAAGCTTATTCGTACTGAGGTGACCAAGATGTGGTCGGAGAACCTTGCTCTTAGGCCTTCCTCTGCTGTTGAGCCATCTAAACATCCCCCAACTCAACATAGCAATCTTATGAATGATGAGGAGATAGTTGGTTTTGAGAATGACACGAAAACAATAATTCGGTATCTGACACAAGGAACAAATGAGCTAGATGTCATCCCAATTGTTGGGATGGGGGGACAAGGTAAAACAACTTGTGCTAGAAAGTTGTACAATAATAACATCATTGCTTCTCATTTTGATGTTCGAGCATGGTGCGTCATTTCCCAAACATATAACCGGAGACAACTACTACAAGAGATATTCAGTCAAATTACCGGTTTCAAGGACAATGGAgataaagatgacgtccttgccGACTTGTTGAAGAGAAACTTAACGGGAAAGAGATATCTCATTGTCTTGGATGATATGTGGGATGGTATGGCATGGGATGACTTAAGGCTTTCTTTTCCAGTTGGAAATAGAAGCAGAATAGTAGTGACGACTCGACTTGAGAAAATGGGTGAGCATGTCAAGCACCATACTGATCCTTATTCTCTTCCATTCCTTACACCAAAAGAGAGTTGCCAATTGTTGCAGAAAAAAGTTTTTCAACAGGAAAGTTGCCCACAAGAACTACAAGATGTGAGCCAAGCAGTTGCAAAAAGATGCAAGGGATTGCCTCTAGTGGTCGTCTTGGCTGCTGGaataattaaaaagaagaaaatggaagaatCTTGGTGGCATGAGGTTGAAAAAGCTCTACTTTTCTATCTTGACCGTGAGTCTGAAGACTATAGTCGGGCAACTATGCAGTTAAGTTATGATAACTTACCCGATTACTTAAGACCTTGCCTTCTTTATATGGGGATGTTTCCGGAGGACGCCAGAATTCCAGCGTCTAAATTGATAAGTTTATGGATTGCAGAAGGCTTCGTGCAGAACGTAGAATCTGGGAGATTAATGGAAGAGGCAGCTGAAGATTACTTGAAGGATCTCATAAGCAGTAACGTGGTAATGGTTTCAAGAAGAAGATATAATGGTAAAGTTAAATACTGCCAGGTTCATGATGTAGTGCTTCACTTTTGCTTGGAGAGGAGTAGAAAAGAAAAGTTTATCTTGGCAATGAAGGTGCATTATACCCAATTTCAACCTTCTTATTGGAACGAAACTCGATTGagcttcaatttcacaaatgagCTTTCCGAGTTTGCATTGCTGAACTCCAAAACACGGAAGCCTTTCCACCAAAAGTTGAGGTCACTGAAAACAACCTATACATACTTCCATCAGTTAGTAGATTGGGATCCCCTCCGTCAGTGTACTCAACTGAGGCTTCTTAAGGTCTTGGATTTGAGTTCCAATAAAGTGGTTCCTTTGTCGTCGGCTACATTGGAACCACTAATTCACCTCAAGTACCTCGCAGTTGTGGTTGAACAATTTGATTTCCATCCAAAATCACATCTTCCCCATCTAGAaactttaatagtgagatataaCTCCGGGGATACAGTGTTACCAGCCACTTTTTGGAAAATGGAAAAGTTAAGGCATGTTGAGATTAGTCATGCtatttttgatgatgatttggAAGACAATAAACAGCGGATGTTTCAAGAATCCtctaaattggaaaatttgaggaTATTAAGGAAAGTTATAATTAAAGATGCTGCTAATGAGGATGCCTTAATACAGAGATGTCCTAATCTTCAAGAACTTGGCATAAGCTATGAACGTTCAAGAGATATTTGTCACAAATTGGAGAGTCTTACCCAGCTTCAAATACTTCACCTTTTCTTTGACTCATCCCTAGTTGTATCCAAGTTACACCTGCCTTCAAATTTAAAAAAGTTGGTACTAAAAGGGACTCGTATAGAAAGCACGATTTCCTTCATATCGGAACTATCAAGTTTGGAGTATCTCCAATTACATAGTTCCATGTTTATGAAATCCGAAGAGTGGTGCCTTGGAGATATCACGTTCCATAAACTTAAGTTCTTGAAACTGGTGGACTTAGGTATCGTAAGGTGGAATGCCTCAGAGGAATCTTTTCCCCAGCTTGAAACACTTGTTATAAAAGTGTGTTATGATCTCGAGGAGATCCCCCTTAGCTTTGCAGATATTCCAACACTGAAACAGATTAAGCTGATGTGGTGCAGCAAATCTCTGGTGGCTTCAgctgtgagaattaaggaagcaGTCCAAGATATTGAAGGATGCGACCGTATTAACATCAGTATTGAC GAATAA